aattaatatataatattattgataacaattattaataattgataaccTTAATAtgctattaattattatttttattagttgaATAAAgaactataataatataaatataataataattaataatttaataaaagttttattaaaaatgttttattaaaataataatttttataattaataataataaatgaataaaagcaTTATAATATTACTATCATAACTATTTTTACAGAAATCAAGATATAAGTTTATTTTCCACGAATCTCCTGAGAATTATATCCTACTAATGTCTATACTAAAAGTTCCATATGAACATTAACAAGAAAATTTCACTTTCTTTCGCGTGACAATTACAACAACAGCAGTTGATTACAATTGCGTGAAAGTCAAATACAAGTAAAATTCTTTTGTTTCACATGTTACTAACTACggaatgaaatatttatttgataGTACTATATGCTATGGAATCAATCAACAAGTAGGCGTTCTTTGGTTtaactataaaatataattaggtacacattttatttttgaataagTTCAGACCAGATTGAGTAAATTGCACACACTCTGTGTCAACGTATTACTATACAATATTATACATCAATTACAGATTCTCAATTCATTaatcatgataaaaaaaaaatctatgaaTATGCACTAAAGGAAAAATTCTTCAAACCGTATACTGTATACGCTTAGTAGAAAAGTACTCCAAATTCGAGGACGGCCTCATACACAGAGTGTGTCATATATCCAAGGTTGGGTTTTACCccagggtgggcttatacccgaatCAGTACGTGACTTAAACACTAACAAATATAAATCTCACACAATCTCTTGTTTAGGTAGATGTATAGGTACAGGCACTTGCGTGGCGTGTTGATGTACTTTGTAGCCATCTGGTGGTTGAGAGTGGATGGAGGTTGGTGGGGCTGGACTGATTGTTGGTGGTGTCCCTGGATGACTTGTGTGACCATTGGTGATGGTTTCTAGATGCTCGTGTCCTTGACTGGCCGCATTTGCTGTTGGTGTCTGTTGTTGTGGGTCTGTGTGGGCCCCTGagacaaaaataaatttggtcattatattttttttcaacagaaaaaaaaatccatttaTTCCTCAATGTTCACATTACAATACATTGTTATTTTGAGTATTGTACAATATAATCTTGGACCTATAATTTAATTCATTGgttgttattttaatttattaacttaaaaacaaaatatgtaattgattacattattattataattatttggatTTGTTAAAAACTACAtacaaaaattgtttatataattCTAACCTCCAAGCAGCATCTCTTGCAATAAATTATCAATCTTGGCAACCCCAAACAACTTCACAAACTGGATCTGTTCTATCATTTGCCACGTTATGCTTTGAAGAGTCGGCAGTAAGAGGAGTATCTCACCAAAGCGCCCTCTAGAGTCATACTGTCTGTCGTTGATGTAATCTTCCAGGTTTATCTGTACTTGGTAGCGCATGGCCTTAATTTTCATTTGTTCGCTGAGACCCTTTGCGTCTattaaaatgaaacaatttATAATGATTTCGGCACATATCAAGTACCGTGCTAAATGTGATTAACTGATAAAGAACTTAAGTAGTAGGTATAATCAATTTTTGTAATTGCTATTCCTATGTCAATGGCTAAAATTGAAAAGGAAAGCCCCTTCACAGGAAATAAGTGCAATAAAAACTATCTTAAAATCAACATTAGTGTAAAGTAATATACTTTCTATAATAGcactagtaaaaaaaaattgtgaaatgaAACCAGACTATTAACTTAATTGTTTAACATGATCCCTTacaattgtttctttttaaagtgaattttttgatataaaaataaatttagactTACTACCTGGGTCAAAGAATACTATTGCCTTGAGACATGCAAATTCCTGATCGTCTATAAGAACATCTCTCATTGGTCGAACAAGCTCATCCAGAATTCTTCCAGCCACTCGGCTAACTTCTAACTCGGGACAGTGTCTTGGTATTATTAAATCGTTTCCAAGCAGTAGATAGTCTTTGAGGTTTGTTGATCGTCTAGCAACACCCATCAGTAGGTGTTCCCCGGCATGTGCCCTCAATAGAGCAACCTAAATTGAAACACATAAATATATTTGCATACACTTTGATATTCCTTTCaatatatcattttcatcatatCCCTTTTGCTAGAACATGCCTGCTGGCGCAAATCTCCTGCCACATGTCCCTGCCCCCACCCCCCCATTTCGTTTTGCAGGGGATGCACCTCCCCACCTTTCATAGGCAAATCCATTTTTCATGTGAAAaccaacaaaaatgtgatatgctcaaatatagtaATGATGATGTCACCACtactatattataaacatatcactactatatttggacacatcacactttttgtctcacaaagtttgatagtgtagatagctttaattttttttgcttCCTGAATCTCCTGAGGGAGCAGCACCCTTAGACATAATTTTTTGTCTTAGAGATAGCATGTTTTTCTCATACTCATGTACATATTTGGCCTACATCTCCAAGGTATTGTAGTTTAATCATGCTCTTTTACTGCTCATTCTCCCCTCCCTCCTCTTTCTTCTCCATTCTGAGATAACTAACCTGATCATCTAATGGCAAGTCTCCAAAACAAGGTATATATTTGGCCCATTCCACTAAGATAAGTAGCTGCTGTTTCATACTCTCACAGATGTCATTCAACGTCGCTATCTTCTTTGACGCCACCACATTCTCTGGCAGAGGTCCTGGTGCTGATGCttgctataataataataataaattttaaatcaaaCTTATTTGGATTTAGGCCCTACAAAAGAATATTTTTGTGAGAAAGAAACAACTCagtgatataataattatgtaaagaTGACCAAATATTTGAGAGTGAAAACATTTGGCCCAACAAAGATTTAAACTCGGACTTTTCTGCTCAATTGGCAAGTTGCCCTACAATTACTATGACTACTAAAATCATTCACGGTATGTTGAAATCTGAATATCaaacaacaatatttattttattatgattaataatagaataaaaattTAGATACAAATacatatcaattattaataaaagtaAACAAACTAATTATCATATGAGTATAATAAGCTAATGATAAAGTTTATTTCCTTTAAAATTCCAAATTAAGGTAATAATGAATTTCATATTGGTTTACGGTAAACATGTTTGTTAtaatctgtctacactatcaaactttatgtctacactatcaaacaaaatgtgatgtgctgatatatggacatgatgatgtcatatcactaccatatttaggcatgttaccaccatatttgggcacatcacacttattttgtaaaattagtttgatagtgtaaacaaatatttacagtatattgttttaaatattcataCTGCACGCAAAGTGGCGTGTGCAAGGGGCGTGTGCAAGTGGTGTGTGCAAGTGGCGTGTGCAAGGGGGAAACGCCCAATTGTTGGCTGAGTCTATCAATGCTTAGAAAACCTCATTAAGTATGTAATAGTTAAAGATTTTTTAAAgcttaaacattacacaatCTGTCTGTACATAAGCATCCTGTTAAAGTATTTACACTATGAAAGTAGGCAAACATCTTGGCCACATCCTGTGTGTGTATACTGCTTCAGCCATGCTCTAACATAGCATGTAAATTTTACAAGTACAGTTCTATACTTGCCAACATATATGCGTGAGTCTCACACTAGAGAGCCGATTTTTATGCCTCACGCTTACGTAGCTATTTCTCATGCAtccataaaaaatatttatatattatttactcAACATAGTTTGAAAGCTCCATAATATGGTACTGATCCACCAAACTCAGGTGAAAGGGATAACGTAATAACACATTCTTATTGGTTAGTGAATGCAGTATTTGATATTATGCAGAAATAAGATGTAGGCTACCTGTCGTGACAGCATCTCAGCGTTTAGTAACGTGTTTACACCCATCAGACCACCACCTTGTATGCTTTCTTCATAACTTGTTCTCCGTGTACTGATTCTATCCCGCTCATTCTGTACAGCTAAATGgaagaaaattttaaaattttgacaAGGAAGATTTAAGCTCCAAAGAAAcaaatttttgttgttaaaatacTTATCTTGTTGTTAAAAGACTCTGtagctcactatgttggtcggtcggtaaacactaactctaatttgagcacgcgactgcagccatgcaTATGGCCTTGTTTCATTGGACCATTGTTTGTTGGTTCCACTTGTAGAAGACAGAATTAAATGTTTACTGTATACTAACATTCTATGTCCATTATCAATCACAGTacgttaataaatatttcaagttATAAACCAGTTCAAATACCTTCTTTCTTCATTCCAGCTCTGAAACATTTCTTTAACCTACAATATCGGCATTGATTTCGTTTATCTTTATCAACCACGCACATTCTACAGAACCGACACGTATACTGGTGGTTCTTGCGTACACTACGTCTGAAGAATCCTTTACACCCATCGCAGCTTGCCGCGCCGTAATGCTTCCCCGTTGCTCTGTCACCGCAAATAGCGCACTGACTGACTGATTGATTACAGTGGGCATCTTCCACTGTAAGAAAAATATTAGAGTTACgggtaatttatttttacattttagatAAGACTAATAAACCAACagccttgtttttttttccattttcaaATAGTCCAATTTACAAGATgcaatgtaaagctctgtctaccctatcaaactagttagacaaaaaaaagtgtaataaatatgttagtgatatatgcccaatatggtagtgatatgaaatcatgtccatatataagcACATCAAATATTGTTTGTCagatcaagtttgatagtgttgacagagcttaatacattttatcatctaataataacacattatattatatttataaaaaaaaccattatatTATCTGATGCAAATATGTTGGTTTGTTTTATAAAGATCCACAAAATAGTCAGTAAACGATATCAAAGTGTTCGCAGATAGGTACAAGTATTATCATGTGTATTGTATATACATGATTTTTAAAACCGTTCAACTTCAAGACTTTTAATGTATAAACTTAAACTTCCTataaccaaagaacttataacacaagaatctcctgttcttcaatttgcattcaaaacacagtatcggaagtacagggttaaaaggtcaaactgggcgacgctatttcacagcatggagcagcgccccctccaaactaggaagtcaattactctaccccctagAGTAAATAGCagaacccctctatgattttgactttctaatttgatgcgggcgccctactcctcagtcaattactctatcccccctagagcattagcagatcccctctatgattttgactttctaatttgatgcgggcgccctactccatggctcacaatggctcCACCCATAGCTTTATTCtatatcccacaatgcctttcgaaattgttacgcgcttcggatgaacaggagattcttgtgttataagttctttgctataACCTATTACCAAATCTGAGGTGACATATACATTTGTCGTTGGTAGATAAACAAGGGTGTAACATGTATTGTACATTAATAACATCCGACGTGAGGAATGTATCACTTGTAAATATGAAGTGCAAATGAATTCAACTAGTGGGATAACAGGCTAGAGATATGGTTAGAATTATCCTACAGAATTTTCCTGTAATATTTTAAGTTTGATCTTTTACCTAGAAATATTGCAACAAAGACATTTTAATGGGATACTTGAACTCTTTAActctaattaattaaaacttataTGACAGTCATTCAACTGTGTATTTTGTATAGGAAAACCACAATAAAAATAGTTTGGTTTTTAAACAAGAAAACAGTGatgtaatttataattaacttaatctattttaaatttcGTAGGCCAATAAACTTAAAAACGACAATTGtgttaaacaataaaaactacttCAGGAAGCAATTTTTAAGCAAGGGTAAGGTAAAAAGTAAAGctgtgttttctttgttaaaGAAATGGGAAATACATACTTaaacaatacagtacagtatactgtatatgccCCTGTTTCTCAGGGGCCAGGCtaaaaaatttggcaaaaatcTTAGGGTGAGATTTTACTCagatttttatatctttatagcagttttttataattgaatttTTATGATATGTATTCtgtactgtttgtattttattgctGAGGGACCTAATGGTCAGCTTTGCATggttcaataaaaaaataaaaattctgtCCTTTTCAAATTAAGAGAAGGGTGGGATCATCCACCAAACTAGGAGCAACATATGTTTCAACACTACAGCTATCCCCTATTCAAGGAACATcttattaaggggatacttttTAGGGTCCTAAATATGTCACCTCCTTTCATGACTTATGGTTAGATATTTTTAGAGGGCAACCAGAATTGATAAGAACATTTACTATACAACCTTAATCTATTTCACAAGTAAACAAACTTACTGATTACATATAATcaatagaaaatatatttacttactAGGTCATTTATAAATTCATAATCAGCTTCATcaggaatataatatacagcatGACATGCACTATTGTGTGGGCCTAATGGACTGATTGTTGGGCCTACACAATTATGGCTATACTTTGAGTACTGGTGTTTCTAAATGTGGGGAAGGGggatacattttgaaaattacattgataggacattttattttatagagcATCAGGTTTAAGTTCAGCACAGAGACCAGGCCGGTTATACAGAATGCAAAATAATTACAAACTTTACTAACAActgattaatattaataatcaggCAACAGAAAAACCAACTACTGTATGTGTCTTTTATTCAGGAGGGATGTTCCATTATcttaattgatttatttaacTAACTAACAATGGCATACATTTGTTTATCCATggaggtattttttatacctccatggtttatccaggtaaagGATTTGAAATAGACTGGTTGTGTTGTGTGCAATAAGAAAGAAAAACTAAATCAGACAATACATTGTAAAATAAAAGGTGACTTTTACAATGTTTACAATCGAcctcataaaataaaataaattcaaaatagtAACATAATacttcagattttttttttcttatttatataCAGGTATACGTTTTACAATTGCCAAGTGAGTATGTTTTCCATCTTGTTGGTCAAACATGATAGAAGTACACAAACCTTTTGAAAGTgtcaaaaaaattgaaataaagatTGGACTTGATTAATTATAATGttgaaaatacaacatttatcaatatttcacatcatattatatattgttaacgttgatttaaaatctaaaaataattgtttaaagcGGTCATTGCTACTTTGGTGTCATTTTGGCAATGTATGTACTTGATTACCTCTATGGTAGGCCAACAACACCCTAAACCTTATTTACAAGTTGATAGCAAAACCATTGTTTGTAACCTAAAGGAAAAGATGGGGAAATCTTGGTGATAGCCTAAAAACCTCTTTGGTATAAGTAGCTGATAAAAGTTGCAGCAATGATAACAACCACCAATCGGATGGTTTATGGCCGAGCATTTTGTTTGCCAACATTTTCTAGTTGTTGACTTGGTCGTGTTTGCATAAGCTGTGTGAG
This region of Antedon mediterranea chromosome 8, ecAntMedi1.1, whole genome shotgun sequence genomic DNA includes:
- the LOC140057626 gene encoding hepatocyte nuclear factor 4-gamma-like; amino-acid sequence: MSFVSEYPTKNVLNHMQPFPTEMNETFTYIGVSQEMDQKPVIGWNGKFIGGSNNNAPSPVTRNSNIFLTVEDAHCNQSVSQCAICGDRATGKHYGAASCDGCKGFFRRSVRKNHQYTCRFCRMCVVDKDKRNQCRYCRLKKCFRAGMKKEAVQNERDRISTRRTSYEESIQGGGLMGVNTLLNAEMLSRQQASAPGPLPENVVASKKIATLNDICESMKQQLLILVEWAKYIPCFGDLPLDDQVALLRAHAGEHLLMGVARRSTNLKDYLLLGNDLIIPRHCPELEVSRVAGRILDELVRPMRDVLIDDQEFACLKAIVFFDPDAKGLSEQMKIKAMRYQVQINLEDYINDRQYDSRGRFGEILLLLPTLQSITWQMIEQIQFVKLFGVAKIDNLLQEMLLGGAHTDPQQQTPTANAASQGHEHLETITNGHTSHPGTPPTISPAPPTSIHSQPPDGYKVHQHATQVPVPIHLPKQEIV